The genomic stretch CTAACCATGTTCTCTAAGTTTATCCCGATTTCACTCCTCAAGAACTTGGAGTACCACTTGGCAGAGAGCTTTGGCTGCCTTGCCAGCCCAGGATCCTGAAAGTCGATGTAGTGCAGTCCGTATCGCAAATAATTGCCCGCTAGTAGCTCGAACACATCCATGAATGACCAAACAAAGTAGCCCTTTACGTTGGCTCCGTTCCTGCGATAACGATTTTAAGTGTTCTTTTGAACCAAATTGCTGAACTTTTAGTAGTGATGTTGCTTAATTAGGATTGACATTATGGCTGAGTTGAGCCAAAATATTCATCTTCAGCGATGGAAagttttttgctttgtttgaaaaaaaagtaaagaacaaCACTCACCTGAGTGCAGCCAGCGTGCTGCCGATGTAGCCACTCAAGTACTCCACTCTGTTATGATCATTAACCGAGTCGACCAAGAGCTGTCCATAGCCTAACATATGATACAGTGGAAGAATAAGAAAGTTCATATAGGTCGGCGGAAACACCCAATAAAATTCATGTTTGACTTGACACAGAGAAACTGAAGTGATCAAGTAGCAAACTAGTCTCTCAGTTCATGAAGAATTTACTAGCAttactcgcaaaaaaaaaattgctttcATTTGTGTAGAAATAGAATTTCATTACTGAATTATATTCTAGGTACTTGTGAAGGATCATAAAGAGCATAAACTGCAATGTGCATAATCTGCGACAATATGCATGTCGACAGTGAAGAACATTGTAGGCAGAAAATTGACAGAGACTTGCCATTTTCTTGCACGTAGATAGGAATGCTCGGGTATCTGTCCGTGAGGTACTTGAGCATACACTGCAGCCCTTCCGGATCATTCGGCATGTTGATAGGGATAAACTGTACCAAGAGTCAGAAGGTAAATTTTGATTGGCTAAATTCCCCCAGGAAGAAAAAGGTAAAATCAGATAAAAAAGACTAACAAAAAATACCTGACCAGTACCACTATCATTCCTTGACTCTGAAACACAAAACAAGCAAACGATACAAGTTACACGAGATAACCGAATTTGTCATTTTTACCAGATACTTTGAACTTTGCTTACTTCTGAAGGTGGCCGACATATCGGCATTGTAGTCCCGGAGGCTGGTGTCGGCGCTGCTCTTCCTGTCGCTCACGTACACCGACGTGTAGTGGTTTATACCGACGAAATCGATGGCTCCACGGATTAGCTCCGACTGTTCTTTTGTGAATGATGGAAGCCGTGATCCAGCTTTCTTCTTCATGATCTCAGGATAGTCTCCATACACCAAGGGGTCCAAGATCCTGTACAAAAAGACGAGACCAAAACATGTCATGACAATTCACCTTCAGAAACACACGCATAATCGACCCCATTGCATTTACTAGAAATATATAGCCGTGGCGATCATCTCACCAGCCGATCATGAAGTCCAGCGATCTCTGGGTGGCGGCGATGTCGGCAGGGCTAGAGGAGAAGGGGTAGTTCCAGAAGCTGTAGACGTTCATGCCGACGACGCCCTTCTGCGTGGCCTGGTACTTTTCCTTGTAGAGCCTGACGGCGGAGGCGTGAGCGAGGATGGAGTTATGTGCCACGGTGTAGGGCTCCGCGGTGGAGTCCCCCGTCGTGCAGTTGATCCCGAAGGGCGCCGAGCAGCGGCACGGTGGGAAGGCGCCGCTGTCGTAGGCGGCGACGGAGATCACGTTGGGCTCGTCCATGGTGGTCCAGTGCTGCACCCGGTCGCCGAACTCCCGGAAGCACGTATCCGCGAACGCCGTGAAGTCATCCCTGAAACACCATTACGCACCGCAAAAGTTTCAGAATGTTC from Lolium rigidum isolate FL_2022 chromosome 4, APGP_CSIRO_Lrig_0.1, whole genome shotgun sequence encodes the following:
- the LOC124648899 gene encoding beta-glucosidase 22-like: MPDKSTGDLAADGYHRYKEDVELMSETGLEAYRFSISWSRLIPRGRGPVNPKGLEYYNNLINELTKREYSEQSFSCSDGYAVQPYAGIQIHVTLYHLDFPQILEDEYHGWLSPRVVDDFTAFADTCFREFGDRVQHWTTMDEPNVISVAAYDSGAFPPCRCSAPFGINCTTGDSTAEPYTVAHNSILAHASAVRLYKEKYQATQKGVVGMNVYSFWNYPFSSSPADIAATQRSLDFMIGWILDPLVYGDYPEIMKKKAGSRLPSFTKEQSELIRGAIDFVGINHYTSVYVSDRKSSADTSLRDYNADMSATFRKSRNDSGTGQFIPINMPNDPEGLQCMLKYLTDRYPSIPIYVQENGYGQLLVDSVNDHNRVEYLSGYIGSTLAALRNGANVKGYFVWSFMDVFELLAGNYLRYGLHYIDFQDPGLARQPKLSAKWYSKFLRSEIGINLENMVSPNARSHAQE